A DNA window from Drosophila sechellia strain sech25 chromosome X, ASM438219v1, whole genome shotgun sequence contains the following coding sequences:
- the LOC6615872 gene encoding endoplasmic reticulum-Golgi intermediate compartment protein 2 — MTATLRYRGDKSNLLEFAKNLDAFKKVPEKYTETSEIGGTLSLLSRLLIVYLVYTELHYYWHETEIVYQFEPDIALDEQVQMHVDITVAMPCASLSGVDLMDETQQDVFAYGTLQREGVWWEMSEHDRLQFQAIQIQNHYLREEFHSVADVLFKDIMRDPHPARESASKAHAAPPPGALPLSVDLHGQHNVQPESKFDACRLHGTLGINKVAGVLHLVGGAQPVVGLFEDHWMIELRRMPANFTHRINRLSFGQYSGRIVQPLEGDEIVIHEEATTVQYFLKVVPTEIHQTFTTINAFQYAVTENVRKLDSERNSYGSPGIYFKYDWSALKIMVRNDRDHLVTFAIRLCSIISGIIVISGAINALLLGIRSRLLRTFAPVLYNRLTRAKAAAPDAAFLSSHSAKAGTAPPVNDLLHTANLMASVDISAYLPTTPPKLKAGL, encoded by the exons ATGACGGCCACGTTGCGTTACCGCGGCGACAAAAGCAATCTCTTGGAGTTCGCCAAGAACTTGGACGCGTTCAAGAAGGTGCCAGAGAAGTACACGGAGACGTCGGAAATCGGAGGAACCC TATCCCTGTTGAGCCGCCTGTTGATCGTTTACCTGGTTTATACGGAACTGCACTACTACTGGCACGAGACGGAAATTGTGTACCAGTTCGAGCCGGACATCGCCCTGGACGAGCAGGTGCAGATGCACGTCGACATCACCGTGGCCATGCCCTGCGCCTCACTGTCCGGCGTAGATCTCATGGACGAGACGCAGCAGGACGTGTTCGCCTATGGGACTCTGCAGCGGGAGGGCGTCTGGTGGGAGATGTCCGAACACGACCGGCTGCAGTTTCAGGCCATCCAGATTCAGAACCACTACCTGCGAGAGGAGTTTCACTCGGTGGCCGATGTGCTGTTCAAGGACATAATGCGGGATCCCCATCCGGCGCGGGAGAGTGCCTCGAAGGCGCATGCTGCCCCGCCGCCAGGAGCGTTGCCCCTGTCTGTGGACCTGCATGGCCAGCACAACGTTCAGCCGGAGAGCAAATTTGATGCGTGTCGTCTGCACGGAACATTGGGAATCAACAAAGTGGCCGGTGTGCTCCACCTCGTGGGGGGAGCTCAGCCCGTTGTGGGACTCTTTGAGGACCACTGGATGATCGAACTGCGGCGCATGCCTGCGAACTTTACGCATCGCATTAACCGGCTCAGCTTTGGACAGTACTCGGGAAGGATTGTCCAGCCATTGGAGGGCGACGAGATTGTCATTCACGAGGAGGCTACCACAGTACAATACTTCCTGAAGGTTGTGCCCACAGAGATCCACCAGACATTCACCACCATAAACGCTTTTCAGTATGCCGTCACCGAAAACGTGCGAAAACTAG ATTCCGAGCGCAATTCGTACGGCTCCCCTGGCATTTACTTTAAGTACGACTGGTCGGCTCTGAAAATTATGGTGCGTAACGATCGCGATCACCTAGTAACCTTTGCCATCCGCCTGTGCTCAATTATATCAGGAATCATTGTCATCTCGGGGGCGATTAATGCCTTGCTTCTGGGGATTAGAAGCCGTCTGCTCCGCACCTTCGCCCCGGTTTTGTACAACCGATTGACCAGAGCCAAGGCTGCTGCTCCGGATGCTGCTTTTCTATCCTCGCATTCCGCAAAGGCCGGGACAGCTCCGCCTGTCAACGATCTTCTGCACACAGCCAACCTGATGGCCAGCGTGGACATCTCGGCCTATTTGCCCACGACGCCGCCAAAGCTCAAAGCCGGCC